The Vibrio kanaloae genome has a window encoding:
- a CDS encoding ATP-dependent nuclease encodes MKLTKIEVHNFRSIKDIAIEVNPYSLIVGENNSGKTNLLSALRVFYEESGLKFDTKRDFPKFSTDDKESWIELSFLTTPEEQDSLKEEYRSADRVLKVRKYLQSEHGLVQSKQSNIYAYENGQLSNNLFYGAANVSTSKLGSVIYIPAVSKVEDSMKTTGPSPFRNMVNVVMKKAIASSESFKTLTTAFNEFNKVFKQEEISGFSIDGVKSEINSELKQWGVGFDIEVSPINTDDLVKSLLKPHIEDSNLGERVDISSFGQGLQRHLIYTLIKLSAKYSAKTKSTKKDFNPDFSLILFEEPEAFLHPAQQDVLYRSLNKLVSDEQQQVLVSTHSSVFVSKSIDSINSISRLFKETDSTTAYQITERSLKEILSNNLVAARVHGEDKSPEFDEEVRAADEAIKYFLWLDTERSNLFFARHVLLCEGPSEKVLLDCLADSDWEFLREQRVYILDCVGKFNLHRFMHLLNVLGIKHSVLFDGDNDAVNKFINHKVWNGIIQGAKTPCTTGLHQFESDLEDFLQIPKPDKKRSDLKPINVLKAHHENALDAGRLSMLKEVIRDLVSSETDHT; translated from the coding sequence ATGAAACTCACAAAAATTGAAGTGCATAATTTCCGTTCAATCAAGGATATTGCTATTGAGGTTAACCCTTATTCTTTGATTGTTGGAGAAAATAACTCAGGAAAAACAAACCTTTTGTCGGCGTTGCGCGTATTTTATGAAGAAAGTGGCTTAAAGTTCGATACTAAGAGAGATTTCCCCAAATTTTCAACTGATGATAAAGAGAGTTGGATTGAACTTTCTTTCTTAACTACACCAGAAGAACAAGACTCCCTGAAGGAAGAGTATCGTTCAGCAGATCGAGTTCTTAAGGTACGTAAATATCTTCAGTCAGAGCATGGATTAGTTCAGTCTAAACAATCAAATATTTATGCTTATGAGAACGGGCAGTTATCTAACAATTTGTTTTACGGTGCTGCTAACGTATCCACATCTAAGCTAGGTAGTGTTATCTACATACCAGCAGTTAGTAAGGTCGAAGATAGCATGAAAACTACAGGACCTTCACCATTTAGAAATATGGTTAACGTGGTGATGAAAAAGGCTATTGCTAGTAGTGAGTCATTTAAGACGTTAACAACCGCATTTAACGAATTCAATAAAGTATTTAAACAGGAAGAAATTAGCGGATTTTCAATTGATGGTGTTAAATCTGAAATAAATAGTGAATTGAAACAATGGGGTGTAGGTTTTGATATTGAAGTGTCCCCTATTAACACTGATGACCTAGTCAAGAGCTTGTTAAAGCCACATATTGAAGATAGTAACCTTGGTGAGCGAGTGGATATTTCGTCATTTGGCCAAGGTTTACAACGCCATTTGATATATACACTCATCAAGCTTTCAGCTAAATATAGTGCTAAAACCAAATCAACCAAAAAAGATTTTAACCCCGATTTTTCATTGATACTATTTGAAGAGCCTGAGGCATTTTTACATCCCGCACAGCAAGATGTGCTTTACCGAAGCTTAAATAAACTAGTTTCAGACGAGCAGCAACAAGTATTAGTTTCGACGCATTCATCAGTTTTCGTTAGCAAGTCAATCGACTCAATAAACTCTATTTCTCGACTTTTCAAAGAAACAGATTCTACAACAGCTTATCAAATAACAGAGCGTTCTCTAAAGGAAATACTATCAAACAACCTAGTTGCTGCAAGAGTTCATGGGGAAGATAAGTCTCCCGAATTTGATGAGGAAGTAAGAGCTGCTGATGAAGCGATAAAGTACTTTTTGTGGCTAGATACAGAGCGTTCAAATCTCTTCTTTGCAAGACATGTACTATTGTGTGAAGGACCATCTGAAAAAGTATTGCTTGATTGCTTAGCTGATAGTGATTGGGAGTTTTTGAGAGAACAGCGCGTATACATCTTAGATTGTGTAGGTAAATTTAATTTGCATCGATTTATGCATTTACTCAATGTATTAGGTATTAAACACTCTGTACTATTTGATGGAGATAATGACGCTGTAAATAAGTTCATTAATCATAAAGTTTGGAATGGCATCATCCAAGGAGCCAAGACACCTTGTACAACAGGATTGCATCAGTTTGAGTCTGATTTAGAAGATTTCCTCCAAATACCTAAACCTGATAAAAAACGGAGCGATTTAAAGCCTATCAACGTGTTGAAAGCACACCATGAAAATGCATTAGATGCAGGCAGACTAAGTATGCTTAAAGAGGTTATTAGAGATTTAGTCAGTTCTGAGACTGACCACACGTGA